A single region of the bacterium genome encodes:
- a CDS encoding M28 family peptidase, with product MVPLNAVSQDHLTEFNRTIAKWTRLSGSRDEREAAAYVEDRLRSFGYAAQTIVHDAYISLPGAASLRVTKPEPRDLPCITHSMGIPTGGRAVSAELVYAGKGTPEEYAKAGAAGKIALVEGRATPAHAVNATRAGVLGIICISGRHAHEMCCSPVWGNPAESTKDALPRVHLLSVPKADGEALRALCARGRVDVAFTAEVETGWTKTPIVIGDLAAGHPDADGTFVLFSGHLDGWYLGAMDNGSANAAMLEVARVLAPRRESLRRGLRLAFWSGHSHGRYSSSAWYADAHWSELAERCVCHVNVDSLGSIDADTFATNSMPETAPLGIWAVQEAAGGTLDAKRVGRNSDQSFLGAGIPSLLGSVSHQVDGSLGWWWHTPHDTLDKIDPARLVRDTRIFALAISRLLEDPVVPLDYGAAARDLTQSLDELQAAGRDFDLGPARSAAGRLDELCARLARAAAGVTGGAPARHINACLRRVGRALIPATYTSTGPYAHDPALETPFLPRLAAVRRLAALPADGDEAKFLRVDLVRGRNAVTAAIEEACRHVEACLERLG from the coding sequence GTGGTTCCGCTCAATGCTGTGTCGCAGGACCATCTCACCGAGTTCAACCGCACGATCGCCAAATGGACGCGGCTGTCGGGCTCGCGAGACGAACGCGAGGCGGCCGCGTACGTCGAAGACCGGCTGCGGTCGTTCGGCTACGCCGCGCAGACGATCGTCCACGACGCCTACATCAGTCTGCCGGGCGCCGCCTCGCTGCGCGTCACGAAGCCGGAGCCGCGCGACCTTCCGTGCATCACTCACTCCATGGGCATCCCCACCGGCGGGCGCGCCGTGTCCGCCGAACTCGTCTACGCGGGCAAAGGCACCCCGGAAGAGTACGCGAAAGCGGGCGCCGCCGGCAAGATCGCGCTCGTGGAAGGCCGGGCGACGCCGGCGCACGCGGTCAACGCCACGCGGGCCGGCGTGCTCGGCATCATCTGTATCAGCGGCCGGCACGCCCACGAGATGTGCTGCTCGCCGGTCTGGGGCAATCCGGCCGAGAGCACCAAAGACGCTCTGCCGCGCGTGCATCTCCTGTCGGTGCCCAAGGCGGACGGCGAAGCCCTGCGCGCCTTGTGCGCGCGCGGCCGCGTGGACGTGGCGTTCACCGCGGAGGTCGAGACGGGGTGGACGAAGACGCCGATCGTGATCGGCGACCTCGCCGCGGGTCATCCGGACGCGGACGGAACGTTCGTCCTGTTCTCAGGCCACCTTGACGGCTGGTACCTCGGCGCGATGGACAACGGCAGCGCCAACGCCGCCATGCTTGAAGTCGCCCGCGTCCTAGCGCCGCGCAGAGAGTCGCTCCGGCGCGGGCTGCGGCTCGCCTTCTGGTCCGGACACTCGCACGGCCGCTACTCGTCGTCGGCCTGGTACGCCGACGCCCACTGGTCGGAGCTCGCCGAGCGCTGCGTCTGCCACGTCAACGTCGATTCGCTCGGCAGCATCGACGCCGACACCTTCGCGACCAACTCGATGCCGGAGACGGCGCCCCTCGGCATCTGGGCGGTGCAGGAGGCCGCGGGCGGGACGCTCGACGCCAAGCGCGTCGGCCGCAACTCCGACCAGTCGTTCCTCGGCGCCGGGATCCCGTCGCTGCTCGGCTCGGTGTCGCACCAGGTGGACGGCAGCCTGGGATGGTGGTGGCACACGCCGCACGACACGCTTGACAAGATCGACCCGGCGCGGCTCGTCCGGGACACCAGGATCTTCGCGCTGGCGATCTCGCGGCTGCTCGAAGATCCGGTAGTGCCGCTCGACTACGGGGCCGCGGCCCGCGACCTGACGCAGAGCCTCGACGAGCTGCAGGCGGCGGGACGCGACTTCGACCTCGGTCCGGCGCGCTCGGCCGCCGGCCGGCTCGACGAACTGTGCGCCCGCCTCGCCCGCGCGGCGGCCGGGGTCACCGGCGGGGCGCCGGCCCGGCACATCAACGCGTGCCTGCGCCGCGTGGGCCGGGCGCTGATCCCGGCGACCTACACGTCGACCGGGCCGTACGCGCACGACCCGGCGCTCGAGACGCCGTTCCTGCCGCGCCTGGCCGCCGTTCGCCGGCTCGCGGCGCTGCCCGCGGACGGCGACGAGGCGAAATTTCTGCGCGTCGACCTCGTACGCGGCCGCAACGCGGTCACCGCCGCGATCGAGGAAGCGTGCCGGCATGTGGAGGCCTGCCTCGAACGGTTGGGATAA
- a CDS encoding M28 family peptidase: MANPLETAVAAVSPERLASHLEWFAGVRRDTAGPGERRAAEYIADRLHGAGVPVEVHEFDAFLSYPIRATLEVLEPERLTLPCLTHSFARSTGPDGIVADLTDIADGQVERGAGRAALVGGLATPVTVLRASRAGCAAVVFTNQDRVIHNMIGTTIWGTPDLDQADRLPQCPAISVDVEGGRTLRGLLDRGGPVRVRIVAEVKTEWLRSLLPEAAIPGTGAGGADPGQFVLVGAHYCSWNAGITDNATGDACLLEMARALWDHRAALARGVRVCWWPGHSHGRYSGSTWYADTRFFDLAERCLAYYNVDSPGVRGATRYVARNTTADLERFAKQIITRTTGVADPPAHRPARAADQSFLPNGVSSFSIYPFLPEDHPDFRPWTGGAANAWWWHTDFDTLDKADTGILATDTRIGVTAVGELVNARVLPLAPGDTGEEIRKAAVELQPSLASHLDLGPLVADADAFIAASRSLDERRTSATDPTAARRLNAALLRLSRIMNPVVYSRRGRFFHDPAEWSPIMRASGRYVLPGLSAAGALASLAGTRDYGFLKAQLLRECNRVRAALREGAGLAAGVAEALARR; encoded by the coding sequence TTGGCGAATCCCTTGGAAACGGCGGTGGCGGCGGTCAGTCCGGAGCGGCTGGCGAGTCATCTCGAGTGGTTTGCGGGCGTGCGCCGGGACACCGCCGGACCCGGCGAGCGGCGGGCGGCCGAATACATCGCCGACCGGCTTCACGGCGCCGGCGTGCCGGTCGAGGTCCACGAGTTCGACGCGTTCCTCAGTTACCCGATCCGCGCGACGCTCGAGGTGCTCGAGCCGGAGCGGCTCACGCTGCCGTGCCTGACGCATTCGTTCGCGCGATCCACCGGACCGGACGGGATCGTCGCCGACCTGACCGACATCGCGGACGGCCAGGTCGAGCGCGGGGCCGGCCGGGCCGCGCTCGTTGGCGGGCTCGCCACGCCGGTGACGGTGCTGAGGGCGAGCCGCGCCGGATGCGCCGCGGTCGTGTTTACGAACCAGGACCGCGTCATCCACAACATGATTGGGACGACGATCTGGGGCACGCCCGATCTCGATCAGGCGGACCGGCTGCCCCAATGCCCCGCGATCTCCGTCGACGTCGAGGGCGGGCGGACGCTGCGCGGCCTTCTCGATCGCGGCGGGCCGGTCCGGGTGCGGATCGTCGCCGAGGTGAAGACGGAATGGCTGCGCTCGCTGCTGCCGGAGGCGGCGATTCCGGGAACGGGGGCGGGCGGCGCCGACCCCGGCCAGTTTGTGCTGGTCGGCGCGCACTACTGTTCCTGGAACGCCGGCATCACGGACAACGCGACGGGCGACGCGTGCCTACTGGAGATGGCGCGGGCTTTGTGGGATCATCGCGCCGCGCTCGCGCGCGGCGTGCGTGTCTGCTGGTGGCCGGGGCACTCGCACGGCCGGTACAGCGGGTCGACGTGGTACGCCGACACGCGCTTTTTCGACCTCGCCGAGCGATGCCTCGCCTACTACAACGTCGACTCGCCCGGCGTGCGCGGCGCGACGCGCTACGTCGCCCGCAACACGACGGCCGACCTCGAGCGGTTTGCGAAGCAGATCATCACCCGCACCACGGGCGTCGCCGATCCCCCGGCGCATCGGCCGGCGCGCGCGGCCGACCAGTCGTTCCTGCCGAACGGGGTCTCGTCGTTTTCGATCTATCCGTTTCTACCGGAGGACCACCCCGACTTCCGCCCGTGGACGGGTGGCGCCGCGAACGCGTGGTGGTGGCACACCGACTTCGACACGCTCGACAAGGCGGACACCGGGATTCTCGCGACCGACACGAGGATCGGCGTGACCGCGGTGGGGGAGCTCGTGAACGCGCGCGTCCTGCCGCTCGCGCCCGGCGACACCGGCGAGGAGATCCGGAAGGCGGCCGTGGAGCTCCAGCCGTCGCTCGCCTCGCATCTCGATCTGGGTCCGCTCGTCGCGGACGCCGACGCGTTCATCGCGGCGTCGCGAAGCCTGGACGAGAGGCGGACCAGCGCCACGGATCCCACGGCGGCGCGCCGTCTCAACGCCGCGCTCCTGCGCCTCAGCCGCATCATGAACCCGGTCGTGTACAGCCGCCGCGGCCGGTTCTTCCACGACCCGGCGGAGTGGTCGCCGATCATGCGGGCGAGCGGCCGGTACGTGCTGCCGGGCCTCAGTGCCGCCGGCGCCCTCGCCTCGCTCGCCGGCACCCGCGACTACGGATTCTTGAAAGCGCAGCTGCTGCGGGAGTGCAACCGCGTGCGGGCGGCGCTCCGGGAAGGGGCGGGGCTGGCCGCCGGAGTCGCAGAGGCGTTGGCGCGGCGATAG
- a CDS encoding benzoate/H(+) symporter BenE family transporter, which produces MTIFAIAALSFPLTVARLFGVSGAATTSWIAVLYGGPGVLSLLLTWWYRQPLLAAYSTLGTVAAATLVGHAAYAELRGASLIAGLLVFLLGAVGLSERVARWVPAPIVMAMVAGAILPYVAGMFTEAGTAPAVVGSAFLAYVLGRRLLPPRIPAILPAVVVGAAAASLTGMLSLSRFRWVAPALQAAPPAFSWTAVVAFAPVLAVLMSTSANLASVVYIRSQRFPASLRAIDMITGAASVAGSFFGFTPFCMASFLAAPTAGPDAGDHDVRHWSVYFSGAGFLVIAALAGVAADLLRVVPLPVLLALAGLALIGALSSTLQDALRGPLVLGPLFAFAVAVSHLSYFGIGPLFWSLAIGTAASAVLERQQLAALNARGPAGG; this is translated from the coding sequence GTGACCATCTTCGCCATCGCGGCGCTGAGCTTTCCGCTGACCGTTGCGCGGCTGTTCGGCGTCTCCGGAGCGGCGACCACATCGTGGATCGCCGTGCTGTACGGCGGACCCGGCGTGCTGAGTCTGCTCCTGACGTGGTGGTACCGGCAGCCGCTGCTGGCCGCCTACAGCACCCTCGGAACCGTGGCCGCGGCGACGCTCGTCGGACATGCCGCCTACGCCGAGCTCCGCGGAGCCTCGCTCATCGCGGGGCTGCTCGTCTTCCTGCTCGGCGCCGTCGGCCTCAGCGAGCGCGTCGCGCGATGGGTCCCGGCCCCGATCGTCATGGCGATGGTGGCCGGGGCGATCCTGCCGTACGTGGCGGGTATGTTCACCGAGGCGGGAACCGCCCCCGCCGTCGTTGGAAGCGCCTTCCTCGCCTACGTCCTCGGCCGCCGGCTCCTGCCGCCGCGGATACCGGCCATCCTGCCCGCGGTCGTCGTCGGGGCGGCGGCGGCGAGCCTCACCGGCATGCTGAGCCTCAGCCGGTTCCGGTGGGTGGCGCCGGCGCTGCAGGCCGCGCCGCCCGCGTTCTCATGGACGGCGGTGGTGGCGTTTGCGCCGGTGCTGGCCGTCCTGATGAGCACCTCGGCCAATCTCGCGTCGGTTGTCTACATCAGAAGCCAGCGCTTTCCGGCATCGCTGCGCGCGATCGACATGATCACGGGCGCCGCCTCGGTGGCCGGTTCGTTCTTCGGGTTCACGCCGTTTTGCATGGCATCGTTTCTCGCCGCGCCGACCGCGGGACCGGACGCGGGCGACCACGACGTGCGCCACTGGTCGGTGTACTTCTCGGGTGCGGGCTTCCTCGTCATCGCCGCCCTCGCCGGGGTCGCCGCGGATCTGCTGCGCGTCGTGCCGCTCCCGGTATTGCTCGCGCTCGCGGGCCTCGCGCTGATCGGCGCGCTCAGCTCAACGCTGCAGGACGCGCTGCGGGGGCCGCTCGTGCTTGGGCCGCTGTTCGCGTTCGCGGTGGCGGTGTCCCATCTCTCGTATTTTGGGATCGGTCCGCTCTTCTGGTCGCTCGCGATCGGCACGGCCGCGTCGGCCGTGCTCGAGCGACAGCAATTGGCGGCGCTCAACGCCCGCGGGCCGGCCGGAGGGTAG
- a CDS encoding ABC transporter substrate-binding protein, giving the protein MKRPEAAGGRPEVLRKTVLRRRAFLKEGAVRSAAAALALGAGPLAILRSPESASAAAAVPREQTFVVVDGTEPNSLEPAVGTGPFQAIMNAMYDGLVTWNDKGQVVPALATAWKPSADGRTWTFTLRPGVRFHDGTPLTAESVRATFDRIFDKSVPATRRGNYLLIKDVAAVDDRTVRFTTDPPNPDFPLLMADVSAKIISPAAVRRYGQDFGRHPVGTGPFTFEEWVPNDHVSAEATPDYWGPKPRVRRFVYRPIPEPAARVVVLKTGEADAVLNLPPADVPGLRQTPGLTVRATPSQTIAELETADTKPPFSDVRVRQALNVAIDKDAIIKGIMKGFARPLNSPGVPGLWGSVDFPPLRYDPERAKRMLAEAGYGSGMRVTVNLTSGRWAGDAQVVQAVQGYWANIGVQMTIREMAFADLLAFSSSDPDTRPGTATCLLKGSPYIDYHLYRMYDSAATNVPATQQRTGYANPKVDALIAAERRTFDPAARLPILKEAQRLVWEDQPIIFLLQLVNIWGARSGVSGFTVLPTGDFVPGRLQR; this is encoded by the coding sequence ATGAAGCGACCGGAGGCCGCCGGGGGGCGGCCGGAGGTACTGCGCAAGACGGTGCTGCGGCGTCGGGCATTTCTGAAAGAGGGCGCGGTGCGTTCGGCCGCGGCCGCCCTGGCGCTCGGCGCGGGACCGCTCGCCATTCTGCGATCGCCGGAGTCGGCGTCCGCGGCGGCCGCGGTGCCGCGGGAGCAGACGTTTGTGGTCGTCGACGGCACGGAGCCCAACAGCCTCGAGCCGGCCGTCGGCACCGGGCCGTTTCAGGCCATCATGAACGCGATGTACGACGGCCTGGTCACCTGGAACGACAAGGGGCAGGTGGTCCCGGCGCTCGCGACCGCGTGGAAACCGAGCGCGGACGGGCGGACATGGACGTTCACGCTGCGGCCGGGCGTCAGGTTCCACGACGGGACGCCGCTCACCGCCGAATCGGTCCGCGCCACGTTCGACCGGATCTTCGACAAGAGCGTGCCTGCGACGCGGCGCGGCAACTATCTGTTGATCAAAGACGTCGCCGCGGTCGACGACCGCACCGTGCGCTTCACCACCGATCCACCCAACCCGGATTTTCCGCTGTTGATGGCCGACGTCTCGGCGAAGATCATCAGCCCGGCGGCGGTGCGCCGGTACGGGCAGGATTTCGGGCGGCATCCGGTTGGGACCGGCCCCTTCACGTTCGAGGAGTGGGTGCCGAACGATCACGTCTCCGCGGAGGCCACCCCCGACTACTGGGGGCCGAAGCCTCGCGTGCGGCGCTTTGTCTACCGTCCGATTCCCGAGCCCGCCGCCCGGGTGGTCGTGCTGAAGACGGGCGAGGCGGACGCGGTGCTGAACCTGCCGCCCGCGGACGTGCCGGGGCTCCGGCAGACGCCGGGGCTCACCGTGCGCGCCACGCCGAGCCAGACGATCGCGGAGCTCGAGACCGCCGACACCAAGCCGCCGTTCTCCGACGTGCGCGTCCGTCAGGCCCTCAACGTGGCGATCGACAAGGACGCGATCATCAAGGGGATCATGAAGGGCTTCGCCCGGCCGCTGAACAGCCCCGGGGTGCCCGGCCTGTGGGGCAGCGTTGATTTTCCGCCGCTCCGCTACGATCCCGAGCGCGCGAAGCGGATGCTCGCCGAGGCCGGCTACGGTTCGGGGATGCGCGTCACCGTCAACCTTACCAGCGGCCGGTGGGCGGGCGACGCGCAGGTGGTCCAGGCCGTCCAGGGCTATTGGGCCAACATCGGCGTGCAGATGACGATCCGCGAAATGGCCTTTGCAGACCTGCTCGCGTTCAGCTCGTCCGATCCGGATACCCGCCCCGGCACGGCCACGTGCCTTCTCAAAGGCAGCCCGTACATCGATTACCATCTCTACCGGATGTACGACTCCGCGGCGACGAACGTCCCCGCGACGCAGCAGCGGACCGGCTACGCGAATCCGAAGGTTGACGCGCTGATCGCGGCCGAGCGGCGCACGTTCGATCCGGCGGCGCGCCTGCCGATCCTGAAGGAGGCCCAGCGTCTCGTCTGGGAGGACCAGCCGATCATCTTTCTGCTGCAGCTGGTCAACATCTGGGGCGCGCGCAGCGGGGTGTCCGGCTTCACCGTGCTGCCGACCGGCGACTTCGTGCCCGGCCGGCTGCAGCGCTGA
- a CDS encoding thiamine pyrophosphate-binding protein yields MATNAEAIAGALADAGIDHAFGLPGGEITVLIEACRRAGIRFYLTGHEASAAFMADVTGQITGRPGVCMATLGPGAMNLGLGVSNALLDRSPVLAISADLSTALAPHFPHQRLPLGRLFGAIAKASAAVDGRGTADLVRRAIALAVSPLPGPIHLALPSNLAAAPAEPGASPVDLPAAQSQAAPAGGSVGALAEARDLLDGAERPLVVVGVGCAPQDAPALRAFIDRTGWPFIATPKAKGMLPEDAPGFLGVVGGMAVDAAVMETVEQADVLLGVGFDPVECDKDWYVGRRIVNLSRASTAEGAYRPVEPLGDIAESLASLGAVRLRRWPEPMLAAARARIRPEPLASSGGAGLSPLAAMRALRDAAPRDTVLTCDVGSHKYYCGQFWESYEPHTFFMSNGLSGMGYGVPAAIAAKLEFRDRPVLSVVGDGGLLMMLHNLTFLRQYEVPVTIVCFVDASLSLIRVGQRRRGFEPYGVDFPAPQFETIARGFGIEGVRVESLDALRRAAGTALGSGRPTVIAVPVDGREYDTYC; encoded by the coding sequence ATGGCCACAAACGCTGAGGCAATCGCCGGGGCTCTCGCGGACGCCGGCATCGACCACGCTTTCGGGCTGCCCGGGGGCGAGATCACCGTCCTCATCGAGGCGTGCCGCCGCGCGGGGATCCGCTTTTACCTCACCGGGCACGAAGCCAGCGCCGCGTTCATGGCCGACGTCACCGGGCAGATCACGGGCCGTCCCGGCGTGTGCATGGCGACGCTCGGGCCCGGGGCGATGAACCTCGGCCTCGGCGTGTCGAACGCGCTGCTCGACCGGTCTCCTGTGCTCGCGATCAGCGCGGACCTCTCGACCGCGCTCGCGCCCCACTTTCCGCACCAGCGTCTGCCGCTCGGCCGGCTGTTCGGCGCGATCGCGAAGGCGAGCGCGGCGGTGGACGGGCGGGGGACCGCCGATCTCGTGCGCCGCGCGATCGCGCTCGCCGTGAGCCCGCTGCCCGGCCCGATCCACCTGGCCCTTCCGAGCAACCTCGCGGCCGCGCCGGCCGAACCCGGCGCCTCCCCGGTTGATCTCCCCGCGGCGCAGTCCCAGGCGGCGCCGGCGGGGGGTTCGGTGGGAGCGCTCGCCGAGGCCCGGGATCTGCTCGACGGTGCCGAGCGCCCGCTCGTCGTCGTGGGCGTCGGCTGCGCGCCACAGGACGCGCCCGCCCTGCGGGCATTCATCGACCGCACCGGATGGCCGTTCATCGCGACGCCGAAGGCGAAGGGGATGCTTCCCGAGGACGCGCCCGGGTTCCTCGGCGTGGTCGGCGGCATGGCCGTCGACGCGGCGGTCATGGAGACGGTCGAGCAGGCCGACGTGCTGCTCGGCGTGGGCTTCGACCCGGTGGAGTGCGACAAGGACTGGTACGTGGGCCGCCGCATCGTCAACCTGTCGCGCGCCTCGACCGCGGAGGGCGCGTACCGCCCGGTCGAGCCGCTCGGAGACATCGCGGAGTCGCTCGCATCACTGGGCGCGGTCCGTCTGCGCCGGTGGCCCGAGCCGATGCTGGCGGCCGCCCGCGCGCGGATCCGGCCCGAGCCGCTTGCATCGTCGGGCGGCGCGGGGCTCAGCCCGCTCGCGGCAATGCGCGCGCTGCGCGACGCCGCGCCGCGCGACACCGTGCTGACCTGCGACGTCGGATCGCACAAGTACTACTGCGGCCAGTTCTGGGAGAGTTACGAGCCCCACACGTTTTTCATGTCCAACGGTCTTTCCGGTATGGGCTACGGGGTGCCGGCCGCAATCGCCGCGAAGCTGGAGTTCCGTGACCGGCCGGTGCTCTCCGTGGTGGGGGACGGCGGGCTGTTGATGATGCTCCACAACCTCACGTTTTTGCGCCAGTACGAGGTGCCGGTGACGATCGTCTGCTTCGTGGACGCCAGTCTCAGTTTGATCCGCGTGGGCCAGCGCCGGCGCGGCTTCGAGCCCTACGGCGTCGACTTTCCGGCGCCGCAGTTCGAGACGATCGCGCGGGGCTTCGGGATCGAGGGGGTCCGCGTCGAGTCTCTGGACGCCCTGCGCCGTGCGGCCGGGACGGCGCTCGGGTCCGGGCGCCCCACGGTCATCGCCGTGCCGGTCGACGGCCGGGAGTACGATACCTATTGCTGA
- a CDS encoding ABC transporter permease, protein MLRHIAERLLWAVPVLLGVSLIVFGILKAIPGDAALVMAGPDASAADVRAIREVLGLDRPVYVQYARWLERFVRFDLGRSAVTRRPVTYEIATRVRPTAELAVAAMALAVAVGLAAGITAATHQHSTWDAVTSLATALGISVPIFWLGLMLMMLFSVSLRWLPSTGAGTAAQLILPALTLGAASAATVARQARAAMLDVLRQDYLRTALAKGVARGTLVMRHAFRNAVIPIVTVLGLQLGYLLAGTVLTETVFARPGLGRLVVDAIRTRDIAVVQATVMLFSVTFIAVNLAVDLLYAYLDPRIRFD, encoded by the coding sequence ATGCTCCGCCACATCGCGGAGCGCCTCTTGTGGGCCGTCCCGGTGCTGCTGGGCGTCTCGCTCATCGTCTTCGGCATTCTCAAGGCGATCCCGGGCGACGCCGCGCTGGTGATGGCCGGGCCGGACGCGAGCGCCGCGGACGTCCGGGCGATCCGCGAGGTACTCGGCCTGGATCGGCCCGTGTACGTCCAGTACGCGCGGTGGCTGGAGCGCTTTGTGCGGTTCGATCTCGGCCGGTCCGCGGTCACCCGGCGGCCGGTCACCTATGAGATCGCAACCCGGGTCCGGCCGACCGCCGAACTTGCCGTCGCCGCCATGGCGTTGGCGGTCGCGGTCGGGCTCGCGGCGGGCATCACGGCCGCCACCCACCAGCACTCGACGTGGGACGCCGTGACGTCGCTCGCCACGGCGCTCGGCATCTCCGTTCCGATCTTCTGGCTCGGCCTCATGTTGATGATGCTGTTCTCGGTGTCGCTGCGGTGGCTGCCGAGCACCGGGGCCGGCACGGCGGCGCAGCTGATCCTGCCGGCGCTGACCCTGGGCGCCGCGTCCGCCGCGACGGTGGCGCGCCAGGCCCGCGCGGCCATGCTGGACGTGCTGCGGCAGGACTACCTGCGCACCGCGCTGGCCAAAGGCGTCGCCCGCGGCACGCTCGTGATGCGGCACGCCTTCCGGAACGCGGTCATCCCGATCGTCACGGTGCTCGGGCTTCAGCTCGGGTATCTCCTCGCCGGGACGGTGCTGACCGAGACGGTGTTCGCGCGTCCGGGCCTCGGCCGCCTCGTCGTGGACGCGATTCGCACGCGGGACATCGCCGTCGTGCAGGCCACCGTCATGCTGTTTTCGGTCACCTTCATCGCCGTGAACCTCGCGGTCGATCTCCTCTACGCGTACCTCGACCCGAGGATCCGCTTTGACTGA
- a CDS encoding peroxiredoxin-like family protein: protein MNNNVSATSLRDRIAEFTTNLAKDAPPEVIATLGTELRRLAESGIAKGALQVGAKAPDFLLPETRGGTVSLSSLLAKGPTVVTFYRGGWCPFCDLQLRAYQRVLPEIHRLGAELVAISPQTADYAIADVEKKQLDFLVLSDAHNAVARRYGLVFVLSDALKGLQTAFGNPIPKFNGDESWELPMPGTFVLDRGGVVQLAHVDPDYTRRLEPAAILAAVRGARSRMTDGTYA from the coding sequence ATGAACAACAATGTCAGCGCCACCAGCTTGAGGGATCGCATCGCGGAATTCACCACCAACCTGGCGAAGGACGCGCCACCAGAGGTGATTGCCACGCTCGGTACGGAGTTGAGGAGGCTCGCCGAGTCCGGCATCGCTAAGGGCGCGCTGCAGGTCGGCGCGAAAGCTCCCGATTTCTTGCTGCCTGAGACGCGTGGAGGCACGGTGAGCTTGTCCTCGCTACTCGCGAAGGGACCGACGGTTGTCACTTTCTACCGGGGAGGGTGGTGTCCGTTCTGCGATCTCCAGCTTCGCGCATACCAGCGGGTGCTCCCTGAGATCCACCGACTAGGCGCTGAGCTCGTCGCTATCTCCCCGCAGACCGCCGACTACGCGATCGCCGACGTTGAGAAGAAGCAGCTCGACTTCCTTGTACTCAGCGACGCACACAATGCAGTCGCGCGCCGGTACGGCCTCGTCTTCGTGCTCAGCGACGCGTTGAAGGGGCTGCAGACCGCGTTCGGCAACCCGATTCCGAAGTTCAATGGTGATGAGTCCTGGGAGCTTCCAATGCCGGGCACGTTCGTGCTGGATCGAGGCGGCGTCGTGCAGCTCGCCCACGTCGATCCCGACTATACGCGGCGGCTCGAGCCTGCAGCGATTCTCGCCGCTGTTCGTGGAGCGCGATCGCGGATGACTGACGGGACCTACGCATGA
- a CDS encoding ABC transporter permease → MTERAARGTVARAPAAPAAAAPASPWRRAAKQFSRRRVAVAGLAVLLLAVGLSAAAPWLSPHPPNLVDVANPDAPPSWTHPLGTDELGRDIASRLLWGGRNTLLITLGAVALAFAAGSALGIVAGYYGGAGGTVIMRAMDVLLAIPGFLLAVAVIAALGVGMGNVIVAIGINSIPPFARIARGSTLLARQEVYVQAAQALGAAERTIMARHIFPNILSPLIVQSTLRLATAILTASGLSFLGLGVQPPTAEWGAMLSVGRNYITSSPQLVVIPGMAILVVTLAFNVVGDAVRDALDPREL, encoded by the coding sequence TTGACTGAGCGGGCGGCCCGTGGAACCGTTGCGCGCGCGCCCGCCGCGCCGGCGGCTGCGGCTCCGGCGAGCCCGTGGAGGCGCGCCGCGAAGCAGTTCTCGCGCCGGCGGGTGGCGGTGGCGGGACTGGCCGTGCTGCTTCTCGCCGTGGGCCTCTCCGCGGCCGCGCCCTGGCTCTCGCCGCATCCGCCCAACCTCGTCGACGTCGCCAACCCCGACGCACCGCCCTCGTGGACGCATCCGCTCGGTACCGACGAGCTCGGCCGCGACATCGCAAGCCGCCTCCTGTGGGGCGGACGCAACACGCTGCTGATTACGCTCGGCGCCGTGGCGCTCGCTTTTGCCGCCGGTTCCGCGCTCGGCATCGTCGCCGGATACTACGGCGGCGCCGGCGGCACCGTGATCATGCGCGCGATGGACGTCCTGCTCGCGATTCCGGGGTTTCTGCTCGCGGTGGCCGTGATCGCGGCGCTCGGCGTCGGCATGGGCAACGTGATCGTCGCGATCGGCATCAACTCGATTCCGCCGTTCGCGCGGATCGCGCGCGGCTCGACGCTGCTGGCGCGGCAGGAGGTGTACGTGCAGGCGGCGCAGGCGCTTGGGGCAGCGGAGCGGACGATCATGGCGCGGCACATCTTTCCGAACATCCTCTCGCCGCTCATCGTCCAATCGACGCTGCGCCTCGCCACCGCGATCCTGACGGCGTCGGGCCTCAGCTTCCTCGGGCTGGGCGTCCAGCCGCCGACCGCGGAGTGGGGCGCGATGCTGAGCGTCGGCCGGAACTACATCACCAGCAGCCCCCAGCTGGTCGTCATTCCAGGGATGGCGATTCTCGTCGTGACGCTGGCGTTCAACGTGGTGGGGGACGCCGTGCGCGACGCGCTGGACCCGAGAGAGCTGTAG